In Bacillus carboniphilus, the sequence TCCATCGATTCATCAGGCAAAGCTTTACGAATTGCACCGATTGCCTTAGCTCCTGCTCCTCTTTTTTTACTTAAAATACGTGACACCGTTGCAGGAGATAAGCCAGTTTTTAAAGCAAATTGCCGCTCCGACCACTGTTTTCGCTTCAGAACCTCTTGAAGATACTCAACATTCAGTCTCATTGTTGTATCACCTCTTTTTCATATCCATTTGGTAACATAGCCCAATTCTAACACCGCAATTTAGTACACGTCAACCACTATTGTGAATAAGTGTTGCCAAGTGGGAGCATTTTATGTATAATAATATTGAAATGGAGGGTTATCATGAGCTTTGGTGAGTATTTAAAGCAAATAAGAAAAGAAAAATCAATTTCCCAAAGAGAGCTTGCTCAACAATCAGGGGTAAGTAATGCTGAAATAAGCAGAATCGAAACTGGCGAAAGACAAAAAATCTCTCCTGATGTATTAAGAGCCATCGCTCCAATCCTAGATGTTCCATATGAAGAACTTATGGAAAAGGCAGGATATATTAGTAATCACGCAGTATTTATGGCTGAAAATAGAGAATCTGAAGAAAAGTTTTTTGGTATTGTTACACCTCAATTAATTATGGATAATTGGATTGTTGAGCGTGCCAGAGGTCCTTATATCGGGGAAATAGTTGCTAAGAAAGGCAATGATGAGTGGCATATTGATTATAGATACTTCCGTACTCGGGAAGACGATGACAGACATTTTAGAGATGACATGAGGGTAAGAGATATTATCTCTCGTACATATGGTAGGTTAGCCATATATGATAAGAGCCCTATTACAAAATTTACAATAGCAGTAAGTAATGAAAAAATATTTCATATCATTCAGAAGTACCCGCCAAAATTATTAAATTTAAATATTTCTACTATGCTGATTGATTTAGAATCAGGTAAGATAATCGATGAAAAAGTATTAACATAACGTTACCTTTATGCATTAATGTGTGAAAACACAAATAAACCCGCTAAGCTGCCAAATAGCACAGCCCAGCGGGTAAACGAAAATCCCTTA encodes:
- a CDS encoding helix-turn-helix domain-containing protein, translating into MRLNVEYLQEVLKRKQWSERQFALKTGLSPATVSRILSKKRGAGAKAIGAIRKALPDESMDKLFFFGLSVTECNNL
- a CDS encoding helix-turn-helix transcriptional regulator, which encodes MSFGEYLKQIRKEKSISQRELAQQSGVSNAEISRIETGERQKISPDVLRAIAPILDVPYEELMEKAGYISNHAVFMAENRESEEKFFGIVTPQLIMDNWIVERARGPYIGEIVAKKGNDEWHIDYRYFRTREDDDRHFRDDMRVRDIISRTYGRLAIYDKSPITKFTIAVSNEKIFHIIQKYPPKLLNLNISTMLIDLESGKIIDEKVLT